One genomic segment of Odocoileus virginianus isolate 20LAN1187 ecotype Illinois chromosome 33, Ovbor_1.2, whole genome shotgun sequence includes these proteins:
- the YPEL3 gene encoding protein yippee-like 3: MVRISKPKTFQAYLDDCHRRYSCAHCRAHLANHDDLISKSFQGSQGRAYLFNSVVNVGCGPAEERVLLTGLHAVADIHCENCKTTLGWKYEQAFESSQKYKEGKYIIELNHMIKDNGWD, from the exons ATGGTGCGGATTTCAAAGCCCAAGACGTTTCAGGCCTACCTGGATGATTGTCACCGGAGGTATAGCTGTGCCCACTGCCGCGCTCACCTGGCCAACCACGACGACCTCATCTCCAAG TCCTTCCAGGGCAGTCAGGGGCGCGCCTACCTCTTCAACTCTGT GGTGAACGTGGGCTGCGGGCCAGCCGAGGAGCGGGTGCTGCTGACAGGCCTCCATGCTGTCGCTGACATCCATTGTGAAAACTGCAAGACCACTTTGGGCTGGAAATAT GAACAGGCCTTCGAGAGCAGCCAGAAGTACAAAGAGGGGAAGTACATCATTGAACTCAACCACATGATCAAAGACAACGGCTGGGACTGA
- the TBX6 gene encoding T-box transcription factor TBX6 isoform X2, with amino-acid sequence MLPPSKSRPPSKDLDTPKLDCFLSGIEAAPRTLAAPPPLPPLPPALGTEPPPPSAPEGLHSLPGVSLSLENRELWKEFNSVGTEMIITKAGRRMFPACRVSVTGLDPEARYLFLLDVVPVDGARYRWQGRRWEPSGKAEPRLPDRVYIHPDSPATGAHWMRQPVSFHRVKLTNSTLDPHGHLILHSMHKYQPRIHLVRAAQLCSQHWGGVASFRFPETTFISVTAYQNPRITQLKIAANPFAKGFRENGRNCKRERDARVKRKLRGPEPAATAAYGSGDAPGGPCDSTLGGDVRESDPEQAPVPGEAARAPAPPCGGPSAEAYLLHPAAFHGAPSHLPTRNPSFPEAPDSGRPAPYSAAFLELQPGPAGSGYPAAAPPASFASHFLQGGPIPLPYPGPGPYLDVGSKPMY; translated from the exons ATGCTTCCTCCCTCCAAGTCTCGTCCTCCAAgtaaag ATCTGGACACTCCCAAACTGGATTGCTTCCTCTCTGGGATTGAGGCTGCTCCCAGAACTCTGGCTGCTCCCCCACCTCTACCCccgctgcccccagccctgggcactgAGCCCCCACCCCCTTCAGCCCCAGAGGGCCTTCATTCACTCCCTGGAGTCAGCCTGAGCCTGGAGAACCGGGAGCTGTGGAAAGAGTTCAACTCCGTGGGAACAGAGATGATCATCACCAAAGCTGGGAG GCGCATGTTCCCTGCTTGCCGAGTATCAGTAACTGGCCTGGACCCCGAGGCCCGCTACCTGTTTCTTCTGGACGTGGTTCCGGTGGATGGGGCTCGCTACCGCTGGCAGGGCCGGCGCTGGGAGCCCAGCGGCAAGGCAGAGCCCCGCCTGCCTGACCGTGTTTACATTCACCCGGACTCCCCTGCCACCGGAGCCCACTGGATGCGGCAGCCTGTGTCTTTCCACCGAGTCAAGCTCACCAACAGCACGTTGGACCCCCATGGCCAC cTGATCTTGCACTCCATGCATAAGTATCAGCCCCGCATACACCTGGTGCGGGCCGCCCAGCTCTGCAGCCAGCACTGGGGGGGCGTTGCCTCCTTCCGCTTCCCGGAGACCACGTTCATCTCCGTGACAGCCTACCAGAACCCACGG ATCACGCAACTGAAGATTGCAGCCAACCCCTTTGCCAAGGGCTTCCGGGAGAACGGCCGAAACTGTAAGAG GGAGCGAGACGCCCGTGTGAAGAGGAAACTGCGGGGCCCAGAGCCAGCAGCCACAGCGGCCTATGGGAGTGGAG ATGCTCCAGGTGGTCCCTGTGATTCCACACTGGGTGGGGATGTTCGGGAGTCAGATCCCGAGCAGGCCCCAGTACCTGGGGAAGCTGCCCGTGCCCCAGCTCCTCCCTGCGGTGGCCCCAGTGCTGAGGCCTACCTGCTGCACCCTGCCGCTTTCCACGGGGCCCCCAGTCACCTTCCAACCAG GAATCCCAGCTTCCCGGAGGCTCCAGACTCTGGGCGCCCAGCCCCCTATTCAGCCGCCTTCCTGGAGCTGCAGCCTGGACCAGCAGGCTCAGGATATCCAGCAGCAGCACCCCCAGCATCCTTTGCCTCGCACTTCCTCCAAGGGGGCCCCATCCCCCTGCCCTACCCTGGGCCTGGGCCTTACCTGGATGTGGGCTCCAAACCAATGTACTGA
- the TBX6 gene encoding T-box transcription factor TBX6 isoform X1 gives MYHPRELYPSLGTGYRLGPPQPGADSSFPPALAEGYRYPDLDTPKLDCFLSGIEAAPRTLAAPPPLPPLPPALGTEPPPPSAPEGLHSLPGVSLSLENRELWKEFNSVGTEMIITKAGRRMFPACRVSVTGLDPEARYLFLLDVVPVDGARYRWQGRRWEPSGKAEPRLPDRVYIHPDSPATGAHWMRQPVSFHRVKLTNSTLDPHGHLILHSMHKYQPRIHLVRAAQLCSQHWGGVASFRFPETTFISVTAYQNPRITQLKIAANPFAKGFRENGRNCKRERDARVKRKLRGPEPAATAAYGSGDAPGGPCDSTLGGDVRESDPEQAPVPGEAARAPAPPCGGPSAEAYLLHPAAFHGAPSHLPTRNPSFPEAPDSGRPAPYSAAFLELQPGPAGSGYPAAAPPASFASHFLQGGPIPLPYPGPGPYLDVGSKPMY, from the exons ATGTACCACCCACGAGAGTTGTACCCCTCCCTGGGGACTGGCTACCGCCTTGGACCCCCCCAGCCTGGGGCAGATTCCAGCTTCCCGCCTGCCCTGGCAGAGGGCTACCGCTACCCTG ATCTGGACACTCCCAAACTGGATTGCTTCCTCTCTGGGATTGAGGCTGCTCCCAGAACTCTGGCTGCTCCCCCACCTCTACCCccgctgcccccagccctgggcactgAGCCCCCACCCCCTTCAGCCCCAGAGGGCCTTCATTCACTCCCTGGAGTCAGCCTGAGCCTGGAGAACCGGGAGCTGTGGAAAGAGTTCAACTCCGTGGGAACAGAGATGATCATCACCAAAGCTGGGAG GCGCATGTTCCCTGCTTGCCGAGTATCAGTAACTGGCCTGGACCCCGAGGCCCGCTACCTGTTTCTTCTGGACGTGGTTCCGGTGGATGGGGCTCGCTACCGCTGGCAGGGCCGGCGCTGGGAGCCCAGCGGCAAGGCAGAGCCCCGCCTGCCTGACCGTGTTTACATTCACCCGGACTCCCCTGCCACCGGAGCCCACTGGATGCGGCAGCCTGTGTCTTTCCACCGAGTCAAGCTCACCAACAGCACGTTGGACCCCCATGGCCAC cTGATCTTGCACTCCATGCATAAGTATCAGCCCCGCATACACCTGGTGCGGGCCGCCCAGCTCTGCAGCCAGCACTGGGGGGGCGTTGCCTCCTTCCGCTTCCCGGAGACCACGTTCATCTCCGTGACAGCCTACCAGAACCCACGG ATCACGCAACTGAAGATTGCAGCCAACCCCTTTGCCAAGGGCTTCCGGGAGAACGGCCGAAACTGTAAGAG GGAGCGAGACGCCCGTGTGAAGAGGAAACTGCGGGGCCCAGAGCCAGCAGCCACAGCGGCCTATGGGAGTGGAG ATGCTCCAGGTGGTCCCTGTGATTCCACACTGGGTGGGGATGTTCGGGAGTCAGATCCCGAGCAGGCCCCAGTACCTGGGGAAGCTGCCCGTGCCCCAGCTCCTCCCTGCGGTGGCCCCAGTGCTGAGGCCTACCTGCTGCACCCTGCCGCTTTCCACGGGGCCCCCAGTCACCTTCCAACCAG GAATCCCAGCTTCCCGGAGGCTCCAGACTCTGGGCGCCCAGCCCCCTATTCAGCCGCCTTCCTGGAGCTGCAGCCTGGACCAGCAGGCTCAGGATATCCAGCAGCAGCACCCCCAGCATCCTTTGCCTCGCACTTCCTCCAAGGGGGCCCCATCCCCCTGCCCTACCCTGGGCCTGGGCCTTACCTGGATGTGGGCTCCAAACCAATGTACTGA